The Spinacia oleracea cultivar Varoflay chromosome 2, BTI_SOV_V1, whole genome shotgun sequence DNA segment ACGTGCTAGTAGTCGCATTAGGCCACACACTATGCCAAGCCTTAAGAGTATTAGTTGTAGTAGTAGCAGCACTAACACTAACACTAACACTAACACTAGCATTAGTAGTCACACTGAGATactgatggtgatgatgatgagctGCAGCTACTGATGACGATGAGGAAGACGAAGACGACAATAGACCCAGCGGGGGTACAATTTGGTGATGATGATCATTAATATGAACATCAGGTGATATGGCCGATGAGGCAAAAGTGGAACTATTAATATTAAcattattactattactattaccACGAACTTTAGACTGCCGAGCAAGACGAGCCTCAGCTTCTAACCGAGCACTCTCCCACTGTGCAATATGGCTTAAATTAGCTGCATTCTTGGTCACTTTTCCATCGCCATCGGCCGCGGGAAGGAGGGCATCATTCTTTGGCTTATGTGTCACTGGGTCTATCCCCATCTTCGCTAGTCTCTTCTTCAGATGCGTGTTCCAGTAATTTTTTATCTCATTGTCTGTCCTCTTTGGCAAATGCGTTGCAATGGCAGACCACCTTGTATTCAAAAGTCACATTAAGTAAACGTATATAAGTACAATTCATCATCAACAAACcgttattatattatattatattatattatattattagtTGCAGATATATAAACATAAACAAATACATGTACAAACTAGTACCGTATAGTAccaaattataaataatataataccTGTTGCCTAAAAGAGCGTGAAGTTGAATGATAGTTTGTTCTTCTTGTAAGCTGAATTTTCCACGCTTAATATCAGGCCGAAGGTAATTTGTCCATCTAAGCCTGCAACTCTTACCACATCTTTGGAGGCCTAATTAAATACACAAATAATTAAGCAAACACCCATATCTTCTTAATTCTCGCGAAATATGACAAACAGAAACTTTATTATATTTGGGACGGAGTGTGTATATGTTATATAAAATATCAATTATAGTATTATTTGACAAGAAATATGTCAATTTTAACATAATTAAGAAGAAAAAGGTATGAAAATGAAGGtgattaattataaaaataataaataaatgaaaaaagtACCAGCTTTTGTTGGTAAGGCGCGCCAATTGCCATGACCATGTTCTTCAATGTAAGCTAGAAGCTTTTGATCTTCTTCAGGAGTCCATGGACCTTTCTTTAGACCAAGTTTATCACAGCAGGGAGATCTCCCCATTTTTGTTTCACTACTAGCTGCAGAGAATGAAAAAAAAGGATGGGTTGTCTAGCTCTCTTTCTTGTTTATAAACACGGGCGGACCTATATGGACCCACATTGTCATCAGTTGTCACATCCAcgatctttaaaaaaaatgtttctGCCAATAAAATGCTAAGTGTGAAAAAAGGGAAGCCTCGTCAACTAGGGCTGTTGCTTTCCTCCAATCGAGCTGTCGTTTTTTCTACAAAGAGCTATCGTTTTTTCCACTAGGAGGCCTgaacaaaaattattttcaaatttgCGTAAATCTCCTAAGGCGATTAAAAAAACGTATTTTACATTGGATACTACTCCTAAAATGAATGTAAACAAATTTAAACAAGAAAATTGGAAGATGAAGTATTTGTGGCgtaaaagttggttaatttgaAGTTAAAAGGATGTAGATAGATAATGTATTCGAGTATAAAATTATAGCCGAGGTCCCGAATACAAGATAAAAATTATCTAATCTAACATCATTTATAATTCTGGAATCCGCCACGATATTCATAAGATGTGGTATGTAGTGAAGCCGGACAAGCAATAAATAAGACGGGATAGCATAAGAGAAGGATCAGTACGTAGGTCATAGTTGagataaaaggaaataaatGTGCATGATTCAGATATGGCAGTGTAGCATAGCTTAGAAATCAGTGATGCATACCAAAATTGCCCCTGCAAAAATCCCAAAACTAACTCTTATTTGTGGCTTTGGACTTTGAAAAGTATATTCCTTCATCAACTgcagccttttttttttttttttttttttttaccctttTCAGTAAACAAAAATTCCTGATTtaggctgcgttctattcacctgatttccacttattttcccgaacttatcttatctgaacttatctgaaattaactgaatttatctgaacttattagaacttatcaaaacttttttttgttataaattgtacttgtcaacccttatttttcctgaacttatcgaaacttatctgaacttatctgaacttatttttcctgaaataagtaggaaataaggtgaacagaacagttACACTCTCCGTTTCGAAATATTATGAATACTTATATTTCCCAACAACcaagataaataattaaaaagtagAGAATAAATATGGTAAAAGTGGGATgtagtaagaaaaaaaaaaaggttaagtGGAATGGTGTAAGAAAagacaaataaaaataaaaattgatggAGTGGAAAGTTATGAGTAAAAtaaaatctctattatataagccaagggGGAGGTGCAATTCAGTAACaacacttttcgtgtccacttGCAAAATGACAAAAATACCCTCTATCGTTCCATAGTTAATCTCAATTACAAAACAGACTTTTATTCCAAAACGTTCAAAACAGTCTTAATGGGCCCAACACCATAACTGTGCAGTTTATTTGACTGCCAAAATAACCTAAAATTTTCATTGTTacagaaaaggaaaggaaatcaATTAGGGGAATATAATACAATTAAATAAGGAAAGAAAATACTGAAAATTAGGGGAATATAATACAAACACAGAATCAAAAAAATACAAttattacaaaaaataaaattattacacATTATATCAATCGCCAAAACATAAACTCCAGAAAATAggttcctaataagttcttagactatcaaccaagagtaatttctGGACTATAAACAATGGAATTGcctacctaaaatattttagaattaagacaAGCAAAAGCATGCTTAgttctttaatgattttgaggatcttggattcattttattaacACCAGCCAGAACACatatttcgaataaaatgccaatgacttgtttaaattgcatgattaaaTTCTCAacttattactcatgataaatgttttaaactttgcatgcttcaatgtatgttttaattactttttataatttaatgTCTTCTACTGCAATAAATCATTTTAgaaggtaacaataaatttcctaGATTGgcagtgaatccaagaacgattcacggaaatgagagaaaatgagcaatttaaaatgtactttTCTTATAGagattttatggttgttttttaCAAACAAAGTTGAATGACAAACCTatttggtgcttgtgaattcaaaatacaatgtagttttgggatcataaagcattgagtttaacactcaactttaccaatggtttaCAAccaaatatctttgtccatttaattctcgaatgagtctagcctCTAGACATTCGATTAGATTGATATtaagagaactttagaagcttctgatGAGATCATCTAATTGAAGCAaatgttcaacataaataaaatggtaagaactttgctTAAGTGGCATTGGagatgtctaacaaagtataaaagtcaacactagagaagtcaattcttaagactatcaGAAAGGGttcaagaaataggaaaacaaggaacaagtgaatggaatttacaattctgtttctacctaagagttaatgtttaaagaaaagtgacctagaaatcaaacttccttggtatcatataccgcttgaagtTCTTACTTcaataataactcaaacaatggaagctaggctataCTAATGAtgtacaagtgggaaatgaagcatgtcattgctacattaattgtagggtcatctagtttgttttaagtccttccaaggctggaacttaatggttattttgttccataatcaacatacttgaatttttgtttcaaacacagaaagaccaCATTTAAAGTAAACAaagacaatgtttgtttgtttgaatgaaatggtcatttcgggatgagtcatgtatgcttg contains these protein-coding regions:
- the LOC110795483 gene encoding transcription factor MYB106 → MGRSPCCDKLGLKKGPWTPEEDQKLLAYIEEHGHGNWRALPTKAGLQRCGKSCRLRWTNYLRPDIKRGKFSLQEEQTIIQLHALLGNRWSAIATHLPKRTDNEIKNYWNTHLKKRLAKMGIDPVTHKPKNDALLPAADGDGKVTKNAANLSHIAQWESARLEAEARLARQSKVRGNSNSNNVNINSSTFASSAISPDVHINDHHHQIVPPLGLLSSSSSSSSSVAAAHHHHHQYLSVTTNASVSVSVSVSAATTTTNTLKAWHSVWPNATTSTYDNEPIICFGMGSNGIGGGGVGVGIESPTSTLSFLENAPPVIPGAVIEFMGHHNDHQQEQMVKKEGDHHNHQQLQQHKWKRGGAFDNGIEIEIQMNSLPFSPASAEFHDMNAISIHQSKETHGGNEKDDDDQDDLDEDPDPDHGQGFIEGFTELLLSTNTTTDTTIKTTSCGEKSRAKDGHVDEDNNDNSSAGTTSRSGGSDYYEDNKTYWNSILNLVNSSPPPHSPMF